The Synechococcales cyanobacterium T60_A2020_003 genome includes a window with the following:
- a CDS encoding ABC transporter permease subunit (The N-terminal region of this protein, as described by TIGR01726, is a three transmembrane segment that identifies a subfamily of ABC transporter permease subunits, which specificities that include histidine, arginine, glutamine, glutamate, L-cystine (sic), the opines (in Agrobacterium) octopine and nopaline, etc.), with protein sequence MTIGTEEKIPLWRDERFWKIAFQAIVVAILVVMASILIGNLNRNMQQKGIQFGFSFLSSPAGFSIGETILPFLPNDPYIRALMAGMANTLRVVVFGIFFTTILGIAAGIASFSSNWLVRKLSFGYVEIVRNTPLLLQLFFWYFAVFFGLPKPDEPDVWLNSVFLSKAGIYIPWPGNTVSVWLWIAILVLGAIATLFIWKWRTYLMVERGESGKPQIIALAVLAIAAILIFIWGLNWQFPSIGDNGQASGGLRLSLEFSALLAGLVFYTGAFIAEIVRAGIQSVSRGQWEAARSLGLQQGLVMQLVVFPQALRVILPSLNSQYQNLTKNSSLGFAIAYPEIYSVSNTTYNQTGRPVEVFILIMAAFLLTNLMISAFMNWLNGSVQLKER encoded by the coding sequence ATGACCATAGGCACCGAAGAAAAGATTCCCCTTTGGCGAGACGAACGCTTCTGGAAAATCGCCTTTCAAGCGATCGTTGTAGCGATTCTGGTGGTAATGGCCAGCATCTTGATTGGCAACCTAAATCGCAATATGCAACAAAAGGGAATCCAGTTTGGCTTCAGCTTCTTAAGCAGTCCGGCTGGATTCAGCATTGGTGAAACGATCCTTCCATTCTTACCCAATGACCCCTACATCCGGGCGCTGATGGCAGGTATGGCAAACACCCTGCGCGTGGTGGTTTTTGGTATTTTCTTCACCACGATTTTAGGAATTGCTGCCGGAATTGCCAGTTTTTCAAGCAATTGGCTGGTTCGCAAGCTTAGTTTTGGGTATGTCGAAATTGTGCGGAATACGCCGCTGCTGTTGCAACTCTTCTTCTGGTATTTCGCTGTTTTCTTTGGTCTACCCAAACCGGATGAGCCAGATGTGTGGTTGAACTCTGTCTTCTTGAGCAAAGCCGGAATCTACATTCCCTGGCCGGGGAATACGGTTTCGGTTTGGTTATGGATCGCGATTTTGGTGTTAGGGGCGATCGCCACCTTGTTTATCTGGAAATGGCGCACCTACCTGATGGTGGAGCGAGGCGAGTCAGGCAAACCGCAGATCATTGCATTGGCGGTGCTGGCGATCGCCGCCATTTTGATCTTCATTTGGGGCCTTAACTGGCAATTTCCATCCATCGGCGACAATGGTCAAGCCAGTGGTGGCCTCCGGCTTTCCTTAGAATTTTCGGCATTGTTAGCGGGTCTAGTTTTCTACACCGGGGCGTTTATTGCAGAGATTGTGCGGGCTGGCATTCAGTCGGTGTCTAGGGGACAGTGGGAAGCGGCGCGATCGCTGGGGTTACAGCAGGGCTTGGTCATGCAGCTTGTGGTGTTTCCCCAGGCGCTGCGCGTGATCTTGCCGTCCCTCAACAGTCAGTATCAAAACCTGACCAAGAACTCTAGCTTAGGATTTGCGATCGCCTATCCTGAAATCTACTCGGTTTCAAATACCACCTATAACCAAACCGGGCGTCCGGTCGAGGTCTTTATTCTGATCATGGCGGCGTTCTTGTTAACGAACCTCATGATTTCGGCGTTTATGAACTGGCTCAATGGTTCAGTGCAACTGAAGGAGCGCTAG
- a CDS encoding amino acid ABC transporter ATP-binding protein — translation MIIAENVEKWYDNGFHVLQGVSLTVQKGEVVVIMGPSGSGKSTFIRTFNALEPYQKGRITIDGIHLTHDLKNIDAIRREVGMVFQQFNLFPHLTVLQNVTLAPIWVRRWPKAKAEEVALQLLERVGILQQAKKFPGQLSGGQQQRVAIARALAMQPKIMLFDEPTSALDPEMVREVLDVMRTLADSGMTMVCVTHEVGFAREVADRVVLMADGLLVEEGTPEEFFNNPQEERTQKFLSQIL, via the coding sequence ATGATTATTGCTGAAAACGTGGAGAAGTGGTACGACAACGGTTTCCATGTGTTGCAAGGGGTCAGTTTGACCGTTCAAAAGGGGGAGGTTGTCGTAATCATGGGGCCATCCGGCTCCGGGAAGTCAACCTTTATCCGAACCTTCAATGCCCTAGAACCGTATCAGAAGGGGCGGATCACCATTGACGGAATTCACCTCACCCATGACCTGAAGAATATCGATGCGATCCGTCGCGAAGTGGGGATGGTGTTCCAACAGTTCAACCTCTTCCCCCATTTGACCGTTTTACAGAACGTCACCTTGGCTCCGATCTGGGTGCGGCGATGGCCGAAAGCCAAGGCCGAGGAAGTGGCGCTGCAACTGCTGGAGCGAGTCGGAATTCTACAACAAGCGAAGAAGTTTCCAGGACAGCTTTCGGGGGGACAACAGCAGCGGGTGGCGATCGCCCGTGCTTTGGCGATGCAGCCTAAAATTATGCTGTTTGATGAACCCACGTCGGCGCTTGACCCAGAAATGGTGCGCGAGGTGCTGGACGTGATGCGAACCCTGGCGGATTCGGGTATGACGATGGTGTGCGTGACCCACGAGGTGGGCTTTGCGCGGGAAGTCGCTGACCGTGTGGTCTTAATGGCCGACGGTCTTCTGGTTGAAGAAGGAACTCCGGAAGAATTTTTCAATAATCCCCAGGAAGAGCGGACGCAAAAGTTCCTGTCTCAGATTTTGTAG
- a CDS encoding amino acid ABC transporter permease, with protein sequence MTTASPEHVPMKAPPAAKQMSPVEWLKKNLFSNWFNSLLTIIVALVLFQFIGGFFHWAFTTAQWRVIPANLPLYIVGLYPADQYWRIWVLTAIIVSLSGLTWGVLARNVARLYSRPVLIGIAIVGALAVLTPTPPLYRLLLLGCVALVVAGAWIGRSLGQRISEIGRWLSVAWILLFPVAMWLIGGGLGLPAVRSDNWGGLMLTLLTAIAGILLCFPLGVILALGRRSPLPIIRWLSTIYIELIRGIPLIAILFMGQVMIPLFLPEGMRPDRILRAIIGLTLFSAAYLAENVRGGLQAIPRGQTEAANALGLNTPKTLALIVLPQALKVSIPVIVGQFISLFQDTTLLSIVGLLELLGMGRSILANPEFLGRYAEVYLFVGVIFWVFCYAMSLGSRRLEKALSSEH encoded by the coding sequence ATGACTACTGCCTCTCCCGAACACGTACCGATGAAAGCGCCTCCCGCTGCAAAGCAGATGAGCCCTGTGGAATGGCTCAAGAAAAATCTGTTTAGCAATTGGTTTAATTCGCTGCTGACGATTATTGTGGCGCTTGTCCTATTCCAGTTTATAGGTGGATTTTTCCATTGGGCCTTTACAACGGCACAGTGGCGAGTGATTCCAGCGAACTTGCCGCTATACATCGTGGGATTGTATCCTGCCGACCAGTACTGGCGAATTTGGGTGCTAACGGCAATCATCGTCTCCCTATCGGGTTTAACGTGGGGAGTGCTGGCTCGGAACGTGGCGCGATTGTATAGCCGTCCGGTGTTGATTGGCATTGCGATCGTGGGTGCGCTTGCCGTACTAACGCCTACTCCACCGTTGTACCGCTTGCTGCTGCTCGGGTGCGTTGCCTTGGTGGTGGCAGGAGCTTGGATTGGGCGATCGCTAGGACAGCGGATCAGTGAGATTGGACGCTGGCTGTCGGTGGCGTGGATTTTGCTATTTCCCGTGGCGATGTGGCTAATCGGCGGAGGACTGGGACTGCCAGCGGTGCGGTCGGATAACTGGGGCGGATTGATGCTGACCCTACTTACGGCGATCGCCGGTATTTTGCTCTGTTTCCCACTGGGAGTGATTCTAGCGTTGGGGCGGCGGAGTCCATTACCCATCATTCGCTGGCTTTCAACAATTTATATTGAGTTGATTCGGGGGATTCCCCTCATTGCAATTCTGTTTATGGGACAGGTCATGATTCCGCTGTTCTTGCCAGAAGGGATGCGACCCGACCGAATTCTCCGAGCCATTATTGGTTTGACTTTATTTAGTGCGGCCTATCTTGCCGAGAATGTGCGCGGTGGATTGCAGGCGATTCCCAGAGGCCAAACGGAGGCGGCAAACGCCTTGGGTCTAAATACGCCGAAGACCCTCGCCCTCATCGTGCTTCCCCAGGCGCTCAAAGTTTCGATTCCGGTGATTGTCGGTCAGTTTATCAGTTTGTTTCAGGATACGACGCTGTTGAGTATTGTCGGTTTGTTAGAACTTTTGGGCATGGGGCGATCCATTCTCGCCAACCCAGAGTTTCTCGGTCGCTATGCGGAGGTCTATCTATTTGTTGGCGTGATTTTCTGGGTCTTCTGCTACGCCATGTCTTTGGGGAGCCGACGACTAGAAAAAGCTCTCAGTTCAGAGCATTAG